The following are from one region of the Alicyclobacillus fastidiosus genome:
- a CDS encoding helix-turn-helix transcriptional regulator, translating to MGKPTKLKLALVHAGILQEDLMRMTGIPRNTISRIANGTVPTLRHAQKIARALGTTVDELWPLEESEHED from the coding sequence ATGGGTAAACCAACGAAATTGAAATTAGCTTTGGTACATGCGGGTATTCTCCAAGAGGACCTAATGCGGATGACTGGTATACCAAGGAATACAATAAGTAGAATCGCCAATGGCACCGTACCAACTTTAAGACACGCCCAAAAGATCGCTCGGGCACTCGGTACAACAGTGGATGAACTATGGCCTTTGGAAGAGAGTGAACATGAGGACTGA
- a CDS encoding ParM/StbA family protein encodes MSGGDCIVQLVAVDTGRSGTKVVTDGMRDYFPSVLGEFRELRLERKMNRTDMVIEYKDQRYYVGEVARDESVSGAQMMVKTKAHQDTKIFALAALHHVVPNGAHLFVVTGEPIDNHTAGEKLRMKQLLLGSHDITVNGEEKHFDIVRVEVAAEGATAGWALHRPGRYHIVDAGSRTVNFATMDGGRWIDRLSGSMDFGLETGQNISLSMFARMTIAELSRRVGSLAPIVLVGGKADALVEYMEQYTSDVEAHPDPLYANANAFYALGVKALETATAQQ; translated from the coding sequence GTGAGTGGAGGGGATTGCATAGTTCAATTAGTTGCGGTTGATACGGGTAGAAGCGGTACAAAGGTCGTAACTGACGGAATGAGGGATTACTTCCCGTCAGTACTCGGTGAATTTCGTGAACTCCGACTTGAACGGAAAATGAACCGGACGGACATGGTCATTGAGTACAAAGATCAGCGTTACTACGTAGGTGAAGTTGCGCGTGATGAGTCTGTGTCCGGAGCGCAAATGATGGTTAAGACCAAAGCGCACCAGGATACGAAGATATTTGCTCTGGCCGCACTTCACCATGTTGTGCCGAACGGGGCGCATCTCTTCGTTGTCACCGGCGAGCCTATTGATAATCACACTGCTGGGGAAAAACTGCGTATGAAACAGTTGCTTCTGGGCAGTCACGACATCACGGTAAATGGGGAAGAGAAACATTTTGACATCGTGCGAGTGGAGGTAGCTGCAGAAGGTGCAACAGCGGGATGGGCACTCCACCGTCCAGGGCGTTACCACATAGTCGATGCCGGGAGTCGAACAGTCAACTTTGCAACAATGGATGGCGGTAGATGGATCGACCGGCTAAGCGGTTCCATGGATTTTGGCCTCGAAACGGGTCAAAACATAAGTCTCTCTATGTTCGCTCGTATGACTATCGCAGAGCTGTCGCGGCGGGTCGGCTCACTCGCACCAATTGTTCTCGTAGGAGGTAAAGCAGACGCACTGGTTGAGTACATGGAGCAATACACAAGCGACGTTGAAGCGCATCCCGATCCACTCTATGCAAACGCAAACGCTTTCTACGCATTGGGGGTGAAGGCACTTGAAACCGCAACAGCGCAGCAGTAA
- a CDS encoding FtsK/SpoIIIE domain-containing protein, producing MPSTLKNWRIPIGKTRYNQTVFCNFNKVHHWKVAGATGSGKTEFLRYLVTYMCMKYSPDDVQFAIVDLKNGVSFAQFQWFPHVRGVYKTVPEAVSAIHAAHETMVERLQEVERLRAVFQPEPVYPRLIVLIDEGGELAPANAVLDEDKELRKAAMHLLSSVVRIGREPRVNIIYGTQRPDNDTLPVSIRGQMEGVFCFRTENELDSKIVLRHEGAEKLPWIPGRYLYKSPLVKYDIEVQSPYIPDKVLRRIIQPLIRCESQRTATQQSDAMCTDNQMADGDDGIGLETREKRRRWGRSE from the coding sequence ATGCCGAGTACGTTGAAGAATTGGCGCATTCCTATCGGAAAGACACGCTATAACCAGACGGTTTTCTGCAATTTCAATAAAGTCCACCACTGGAAGGTCGCAGGAGCTACCGGAAGCGGTAAGACGGAGTTCTTGCGCTACCTCGTGACGTATATGTGCATGAAATACTCGCCGGACGATGTGCAATTTGCGATCGTCGACCTAAAGAACGGCGTCAGCTTTGCACAGTTTCAATGGTTTCCACACGTACGCGGCGTCTACAAAACTGTGCCAGAGGCGGTTTCGGCGATCCATGCCGCACACGAAACGATGGTTGAGCGGCTACAGGAAGTCGAACGTCTTCGCGCTGTATTCCAACCGGAACCTGTGTATCCGCGACTCATCGTTCTCATCGATGAGGGCGGCGAATTGGCACCAGCAAACGCGGTACTCGACGAGGATAAAGAGCTACGCAAGGCCGCGATGCATTTGCTGTCGTCGGTGGTGCGAATCGGACGTGAACCGCGCGTAAATATCATCTACGGAACGCAGCGGCCGGATAATGACACGCTGCCCGTCTCGATACGCGGCCAGATGGAAGGCGTCTTCTGTTTCCGCACGGAGAACGAACTCGATAGCAAAATTGTGTTGCGTCACGAGGGTGCAGAGAAACTGCCGTGGATACCTGGGCGTTACCTATATAAGTCGCCGTTAGTCAAATACGACATCGAGGTACAGAGTCCATATATACCCGATAAGGTGCTCCGGCGCATTATTCAACCGCTGATTCGCTGCGAATCGCAACGAACCGCAACACAGCAAAGCGATGCGATGTGTACGGACAATCAGATGGCGGATGGTGATGACGGCATCGGCTTGGAAACCCGCGAAAAACGTAGGCGGTGGGGTCGTTCTGAATGA
- a CDS encoding GDSL-type esterase/lipase family protein, whose product MRQSLKAVVSATVIFGTLFPTTFAAVTTGQSAVKSTITVNGSTLSNPYELVLKDGSTETAYMPMYYIDQALSKGGYSPSWNGTTHQWKLTTTGNVNLSKIKVGSGNTSIYVNGKLAKKINTVVDVDPASGNKKTKTTFVPIYYVQQLLKAAGVQNTWNGTDHVWAETVPSTTGDEIVALGDSITYGYNLGNNLAPSQYAFPFQIGKSDGNTPVDDLAQPGFTSNDVLSQLSNPSTVEEISKASIITLDIGSNDLLGTAQDIIEQIEQNPSYIPTQADIASLQNALQQFGQNLPKIIAGIRLHSSAPIVLYNIYDPFPSGTPLHSIAEEFIPDGNQVIAQVASNTTNCYLADAYTAFNGNQDTLVRVAESDVHPTIEGQIVLAQLAEKSLGLPLTPAGGVATGTPTSPASTN is encoded by the coding sequence ATGAGACAGAGTTTAAAAGCAGTGGTTTCTGCAACGGTTATTTTCGGAACGTTGTTTCCTACAACCTTTGCAGCTGTAACCACGGGACAATCTGCCGTGAAATCCACAATTACTGTAAACGGATCAACTCTGAGCAATCCTTATGAACTGGTATTGAAGGATGGGAGTACTGAAACAGCGTACATGCCCATGTACTACATTGACCAAGCTTTGAGTAAAGGTGGATATAGTCCCTCATGGAACGGAACAACTCATCAATGGAAACTAACCACTACTGGAAATGTGAACCTGTCCAAAATCAAGGTTGGTAGTGGCAACACATCGATATATGTAAACGGGAAACTTGCTAAGAAGATTAATACGGTTGTCGATGTAGATCCTGCGTCGGGTAACAAGAAAACAAAAACAACTTTCGTCCCGATTTATTACGTGCAACAGTTGCTGAAAGCTGCTGGAGTCCAGAATACCTGGAATGGGACAGACCACGTGTGGGCCGAGACTGTACCTTCAACAACTGGCGACGAGATCGTTGCGTTAGGTGATTCGATTACGTACGGGTACAATTTAGGTAATAACTTGGCTCCTTCCCAATACGCATTTCCGTTCCAAATTGGAAAATCAGACGGGAATACCCCAGTAGACGACTTGGCGCAACCTGGTTTTACCTCAAACGACGTACTATCACAATTAAGCAATCCGTCCACCGTGGAAGAGATTAGTAAGGCAAGTATTATTACTCTTGATATCGGTAGCAATGATTTATTGGGGACTGCCCAAGATATTATTGAACAAATTGAACAAAATCCGTCTTACATCCCGACCCAGGCTGATATCGCAAGCCTCCAAAACGCTTTACAGCAATTTGGTCAGAACTTGCCTAAGATTATTGCTGGTATCAGACTGCACAGTTCGGCACCAATCGTTTTATACAATATTTACGATCCGTTCCCGAGTGGAACACCATTGCATTCAATTGCTGAGGAATTTATCCCAGACGGTAATCAAGTTATTGCTCAGGTGGCATCCAACACAACTAATTGTTACCTTGCGGATGCTTACACGGCCTTTAATGGAAATCAGGACACATTGGTTCGAGTTGCTGAGTCAGATGTGCACCCGACCATCGAGGGTCAGATTGTTTTGGCACAGTTGGCCGAAAAGTCACTGGGATTACCCTTGACTCCCGCAGGTGGGGTGGCAACTGGTACTCCTACAAGTCCCGCCTCAACGAATTGA
- a CDS encoding SOS response-associated peptidase family protein, with product MPAILRDHQDERFWLDRSVTDLDELLTVIGPYPEDDMYWYKVDKMVGNVNNDSEKCVEEIK from the coding sequence ATGCCGGCCATTTTGCGTGATCACCAAGATGAACGATTTTGGCTCGACCGCAGTGTGACGGATCTGGATGAATTGCTGACAGTGATCGGGCCGTATCCAGAAGACGATATGTACTGGTACAAGGTCGATAAGATGGTTGGTAACGTGAATAACGATTCGGAGAAGTGCGTGGAGGAAATCAAGTGA
- a CDS encoding HNH endonuclease signature motif containing protein: MPRRRPPKDVWIESIRPAVWNRDGRKCVRCGAQVALDDCHIDHIRSGKLGDNTMKNLRTLCRRCHVLRADHRHQGMIASALRDGIIPPNWRELVWEDDQ; the protein is encoded by the coding sequence ATGCCGCGTCGGCGACCGCCTAAAGACGTTTGGATCGAGTCGATTCGTCCCGCAGTATGGAACCGTGATGGGCGCAAATGTGTGCGCTGCGGGGCGCAGGTTGCGCTCGACGACTGCCACATCGATCATATCCGGAGCGGGAAGCTCGGCGACAACACGATGAAGAACTTGCGTACGCTGTGCCGGCGATGCCACGTACTCCGCGCTGACCATCGCCATCAAGGCATGATCGCTAGTGCGTTACGTGACGGCATCATACCGCCTAATTGGCGCGAACTGGTGTGGGAAGACGACCAATAG
- a CDS encoding DNA ligase, with protein sequence MLFTPIKPMLLTLKPEAFDDERYIFEPKWDGWRILLHKQGDRIEAFTKNGRNVTAKFPELEAVRRAIKADAAILDCEGVCIRNNRSIFDDFQFRGRIPDKRRIAQAVSTHPVTFVAFDVLYDGQDRTGLPLSERKKILTDILDPSDIIVPTMGVHGDGIRLKKGTEEWGWEGIVAKRLDSKYAIDTRSTQWIKVKNWRQIDTVILGYRMNPQFGLIVGLNFPTVQNKRVATVEFGFKPEERHAFLGIAKQLHTHEEKGVQWIEPRLCCRVQYLERTDLHYLRHVSFKGFVFDKQPEDCKWVS encoded by the coding sequence ATGTTATTTACCCCGATTAAGCCGATGCTCCTGACTCTTAAGCCAGAAGCGTTTGATGATGAACGATATATTTTTGAGCCTAAGTGGGACGGATGGAGAATCCTGCTTCACAAGCAGGGTGACCGTATCGAGGCATTCACGAAGAATGGTCGCAACGTGACCGCCAAATTCCCTGAACTCGAGGCCGTGCGGCGGGCAATCAAGGCCGATGCAGCTATACTCGACTGCGAGGGTGTGTGTATCCGCAATAATCGTTCGATATTCGACGATTTCCAATTCCGTGGGCGAATTCCGGATAAACGTCGGATCGCTCAGGCAGTATCCACACATCCAGTGACCTTCGTGGCCTTTGACGTGCTTTACGACGGCCAGGATCGCACCGGATTACCGCTGAGTGAGCGCAAGAAGATACTTACGGACATCCTAGACCCTTCTGATATCATTGTGCCCACGATGGGCGTGCACGGTGACGGTATACGTCTAAAAAAAGGTACTGAAGAGTGGGGATGGGAAGGCATTGTTGCCAAGCGTCTCGACTCCAAATACGCGATAGACACCCGGTCAACACAGTGGATAAAGGTGAAGAACTGGCGACAAATCGACACGGTGATCCTTGGATACCGGATGAATCCGCAGTTTGGTCTTATCGTCGGGCTCAATTTCCCCACGGTGCAGAACAAGCGCGTCGCGACCGTTGAGTTCGGATTTAAGCCGGAGGAGCGGCATGCGTTTCTCGGTATAGCAAAGCAGTTGCATACACATGAGGAGAAAGGAGTTCAGTGGATTGAGCCGCGTCTATGTTGCCGTGTGCAGTACCTGGAGCGGACTGACTTGCACTATCTCCGTCATGTATCGTTCAAGGGCTTCGTTTTCGATAAACAGCCAGAGGATTGCAAGTGGGTGAGTTGA